In the genome of Camelus bactrianus isolate YW-2024 breed Bactrian camel chromosome 18, ASM4877302v1, whole genome shotgun sequence, the window TCTGGACCCCagtgtgtggggtggggacagagccagGACACAGTGAACCTGGAGGGTGGCCAGAGCGGCTGTCACCTGGCAGGAGGTTTCCTTGCCCACACAAAGAGGCACAGAACGTATTATCCTGGATGAAGCACTTCCTGGGGACACTGGGCTATTCCAGGTGGTTATCTCCTGGCACATCTCCCAGACCAGGACAGGTACAGCCACCTTCTGGAGGACACCCACTAAGATCTCCTGATCCCTGCCCACACAGTTCCTCCGACCGCCCAGAGTCAGGAGCAGGGGTTCAGGGAGCATCTTTAAGCCCAAGGCAGGAAGGTTCCCACCTGGGAACCAAGGAGCCCCTGCTAATCTCTCAGCCTCTCAGCATCACCTTAACTGGTCCTACCACGGGCAGAATCCTGGACATCGGCTCAAGGCCCAAAACTCCCACCTGGGTGGTCACCTTGGTCAGGGGGCTCCCACAGTGGGGAGAGCATGGTTGCTGGACTAGAGTGCTCCCGGCCTCCATGGTGGGCCAGGCAGGTAAGATGGATCTACAAGTCATGGTTGAGAATCATCCTGGGCAGACCCTGCTGGAGAAACATCATCAGTGCCCCGGGccggggggaggggcaggtgaggACCCATCCTGCTTAAGTCTCCCCTAAGTGGACCCCAGCTTGTGATCTACCACAGGGTCCCCTCAGTGAGGGGGACATGGGGAGTGGAGGGCTGCCCGGGGAGTCCAGCTGCACCAGGGCCACATCCCCACTGGACCACCGCTGCTCATGGTAGGAGGGGGGACAAGGGCCCTCCAAGCAGACACGGAGGCGGACGCGGGATTGCAAAGGAAGGGGCCGGCCCACCTGCTTCAACACAGTACAGTACAAGATTGATCCAATGGATCCCCACCAGGGGTGTTCTCATGGTCCAGACTTCCCTGGTAAGTCTGCCACCAGCGCGTGTGTCCCTCTGTTGGGCAGCATCCCCCTCTGCTCTCCAGGAGACCCTCCGAGACCAGCAGGGGAGCAGCAGGGTGGGGTGCCTTCCGCAGGAACCCCGGCACATGGCCCAGCGGACGCACAGCAGGTCTGAGGGACGGTCTCACGTGTGGCTGCAACAGCCCCAGTGGCAccacagcagccccagggccGCGGGGACAGCCACCTCCCAGAGTCCTTGGTGGGGATGGCAACCACCGGAGCAGCAGTGGTGAGAACCACAACACAGCAACGAGTCAGCAACCACAAGGACCACGGCAGAAGCAGCAGCCATGGCAGGAACACAAGGACCCGCCACAGCAGGAGTCAGCGCACCCGTGCAGCTTCCTACCTGCCCAGACCCGGGGCCTTCCGACCCGAGCTGCGTCTCAGGCCGCGGGGTAGAGACGCCCCTTCACTCTCCCTGACCTTGCCGTCCTGTTTAACAAAACGCAGCTGTTCACAAACCaccaaatgagaaaataaagagcTAGGAGAGAACAGGCCAGAGGTGCTGGGGCCCAGGTGctgggagtgaggggaggagcCCCGTGGCCGCCCTCCAGCCACCCCAGTCCCCGGAGGAGGCAGTAACGCCCCGGGCACCCAGCTGGGGAGGGTGAGGCATCCGCACCACGTGCCCCTTGAGCCCACCTCAGCTGACCGGTCCTTCCTGGGCACCTTGGTCCCCACAATCTTCCTGGCATCCCTGGAGTGGCTGCACAGCGTGGAGGGACCGCAGGTGGAAATGGGGCCCAGCCTCGCCATCAGATGTGTCCCCTTCTCTCAGTTTCTACTCCAGCACCTCCTAGGCACATGGACCCTTTGCTGGGACGTCCAGGGCTGGTCCTGACCTGGAGGCAGCTCATCCCTGGGGACCCTAGAACAAGACAGAACAGGGAGGCTGGGTCACTGTTCTGGTCCTACAGTCACTCTGTATGAGGAGGCCGGGGGAGAGCACGGCCATCTGAGGCCAGTCCCTCCTAGGGGCCAGTGGTCAGCGGACCTGGTCAGGCCGCCCCCGCCTGACACATGGAAGGCTTGTCATCCTGCAGGCGACTGGCCACCCGCTGTGTCTGGGAGACCTGGGGTATCTGCTCACTGCTAAGGGACAGCCAACTCTCTCCTCCCCGACCCACCCAGGGCACTTGACATCTCTATAGGGACTGGCTGACCCCTTCACTCCCTTCTTTCCAGATCACGAGGCAGCTCACAGACACCATGAATCCTTGAGTTTATGATACCACAAAAAAGATTTCACTTGTTATTTGTGGAGTAGGCTAAGGAAATAACTCATTATTTTGCAGATTGGTAATTAAGCATGTAAAGTCAATCAATCATCAAGCACTTTTTGGTCTTTCTTATAGTTGGTGAACTTTACCTCAGGATAATTATGTAGAAGAGGAAAAATTACTCTTTTGGAACCAATTCTAGCTAATAAGCAGAACAGGAATGAGAGAATAGCACCGTGTTGCAATGGAATGGATTAACTGATCGTGGCAATGATCTCCGACAGCTGCTTCCATTACCAGGAGACGAGTGTGACCCGAGTACCCTGATAAAAGACACACCTCCAGCTCTGAAGGATCTTGTGCAGGAAAATCAACTTGAATTTGCTCAAGCTTTTGGATACAACTACCAATTTGCAGGAAACAGAGAGGCAGGGAAACACATTAGAGATGGCATAGAGATACTGTTGTGAACTGAATGTTGTGGGTCCCCTCCAGACGCATATGGTTGCTGAAGAGTGATGGTTGTTGGGAGATGGGCCCTTCGGGAATTCCATAGGGTGAGGTCCTGTCctaagggtggggccctcaggATGGGATCAGAGCCCTTATTAAGGAGATTCCAGAGAGCTGGCTATCTCTGCCACAGGTGGACAGAGTGGGAAGGCAGTTGTCTGCAAGCCAGGATACAGGTCCTCCAGGATGGGGCTTCCTGCTTAGGTGTGCATGGTGCCCACGTGTGAGATATGCATGTGCAAGCCACCCCAGCCACCTTCCTCCAGGAGCTGTGCTTGCCAAGGTCCTAggtctcttctgcctccttcccacgTAGGAGATTCCAGGGCCTCAGGAGGGGTTCTCTGTCCCTCTGCAGCCTGCTGGCCTTGCTGTTCACAGGTTATTTCTGCTGCATTTATGAGGCTGAAGACCTTTGTGGGTGGGGTGAAGAGTTTTGGAGGACAGTGTGGGGCAGTCTCATCATTGCACATGAGTAATGGGGTGGTGGGGGACATAAGCACTAAAGAGCTTCTCCAGGGAGACAAGCGCAGGGCCAGAAGAAGGGTGCAGCTTTCTGGACAAAGCTCCTCTCTGGCCCCTACTCCCTACTCAAGGCTGGTTATTATACGAATTTCACCACTCCCTCAACCCCATgtcctccagcctccagcaccaCGGACAGGGCCGGGTCACTTCCAGAATAGGAAACAGGGATCCACCAGGGATCCTTTGTGGGTGAAGGGCCATACATTTTAGGTTTTCTGGGTCATAAAGTCTCTGTCACAATGGCCAGCTTTGCCTTTGCTGCTTCGATGTAGCAGCTGACAATATGCAAATAAATGGGCAATACATACTACTGGCATTAGCATTGGACTTTCAGGGTTTTTCACTTGTCATAATTCTTCTTTTGAATgtttttataatcatttaaataGTAGACAGCATTATCAGCTCACAGGTTGTGGAAAAACAGGTGGAACTGGCCTATGGGCCACCTTGTGCTGACCCCTGGCTTAAGTACCTTATGTAGGGAATGGAGGGCCAGTAGACAGGGCCTTCCCCTGCCAACCCCAGACTCCCCACTGCTGCTCTCCCAGTGAGGGCAGTGTCCCCAGCTCCTGGTGAGCCAGCACTTCCCAAGTGAGGCTGTGAACACACCAGGCCATGCTCTGCACCTCTGCTCCCTGTAACCAAATAGGGTGTTCTGGACACTCTGGTCCACACCCAGCCTGTCTCCTATGGCAACGCATCAGCACAACCTAGGGGATGCGTTCCTTTCTCCAGCCTGTGCATTTCTCCACCGCAACGAGGACACCACCAGTCCTGTAACCTAGGGGACAAGTCTGTTGTTGCTAATCTTGGGAGATTTCAGAGGCTGCTCAAGAACCACCTGCACACCTACCTGTGGGTGTAAAGATTTCGAACCATCCAAGGCTCAGGTCCTTGGATGGAGAAGGATCTCAGTGAATTCTCAGACACCCTGTAAGGTGCTTCTATTGCTATCCACATATAACAAGGATACAGCTGAAGCACATGGAGGTGATTTGTGCTCCCCAAGGGCACACCTAGAAAGCAGGGAAGCCAGGATTCCAACCCGATGTGACCCAGTTCCACACCCATAATCACACCTTTGGTTGATGATTGTGACTCTGTGGCTCTTCCCAATGGTGAGGGAGGCACTGCTGACATCCTTAGCTCCATCCAGTCATAGAACTTCTGGACGTGCCACACCAGCAGAGTCCCCAGATCCTGAACCCTCAAGAGGCACCCTGTTATCTCCCAGGTAAAGTCTGACCCCTCAGCATGGCCCCAGGTGCTCTCAGAAGAACTGCCTGGAGAATCACCCTCTCCTCCATCTGCTGTGTCTCCTGTCAGCACATCGTAGTTGCTGATCCATAATTCCATAGCACATTAAGTCCAGTTCATCCGCAGCAGCTTTGAGACCCAGCGCAAAAAGATTACAGACGTCTGCCAGTGACAGGCCATGAAGGACCAGCACCAGAGGTGTCTCCACAACCTAGCACCAGATGAATAGAACTGCATTGTCCACTCTGGCTCTCTGATGGTCAGGGGGAAAGCCCAGAGGACACAGGGCTCTGCCAAGGCCTGCATAAGTCACTGAACCTGGTTCTGCTTAAGGTAGAAGTCCTGGGGTCCGTGAAGTTTCTGGCTACAGCGGATCCCTATACTCCCATGGAGTTGAAAAATGTTTAGTCAAGCTGGGAAGGGCTCTCAGGAAACTCTCCCACCTCCAAAGACAAGGTCAAGTCCAGGTGTGGACAGGGACCCAGAGGTGACAGACACATGCCTGTCATGTCCCGTGTTGTTTGTGTAGGTTACGGGGCCAAGAAATTAAACCCAGCACGTCCGGGAGCCTCCCCAAGGGTGGCTCAGGGGACTCCCCCAGGAAGAGCCTCCACTGTCCAGCCCCTCCCTGTTCCCCTGGTgaccctctgctcctcccttctGGACAGGGACCCACTGGGCCTGGGAGGGTATAAAGGGCCACATGGGAGGTGGACCAGGCACCACAAGAATCCCCAGTGCCAGGACTCTACAGGCCAGGTAAGGTGATGCCCCTGTCAAGGATGGGGCCCCACGACGTCGGGCGAGGCCCCTCTCTGAGAGGCAGACGGCCTGTCCTCTTCTCTCCAGGGGCTCTTGACTCCCCAGCTAGAAACCATGCTGCTGTGGCTGACCCTCGCTCTCCTGTGGAGCAGCACCTGCTGGGCAGGACGTAAGTCTGGCTGGATCGGCCCTCCTGAAGTCCATCCCTGCCCCCACAGTGGTCACCCTCACCTCCCTCCATCTAGGACCTGAGGTCTGATCTCAGCCCTGTCACAGACTAACTCTAATGTTGGACTCATCCATCTGTTTAGAGGGGGTGCATTCAATTTGGACAGAAATCACCACCATGTAACCCTgtgtctttattttctctctcccacATGGTTCATTCATCAACCTAGAAACGTTTGGTTGTGGAAAAGGCAAGCATTTCAGCATCTCCAGAGGCAATGAAGATGAATTAACTGGGATTCGGGTGTATACAAGTCCTATGGGACTAATCAAGAGGTGCGTAGAGAAGGACCACGGAGCCACATTACTATGTCCCAACTCACATCACAGTCTCGGGAACTTAGGGAGGAGGGCTGAGGGCCTCTTCCCCCAATACCTCAGTGGGTTCCTGATGACTCTTTGAGGCTAGTTGAGGCCTCTGGGTCCTGTGGACACCAACCATCCCCTTCTCTTTGTCCCTTTCTGTCTGCTTCCTCTCCCACAACCCAGCTCCAGTTCTATCTCTCTCCACCTGCAATTCTGGCTTCTGCTTCCTGGGTTGAGCTAAAGGGAGGGGTAGATGATGCTTCCCCTGACTTTCTCCTTTCATCCCAAATTCACCTCAACCAAAACTGGTCCCTCAGTTTGAGAATGCCTCATGGGAAAAGCAGGGAGAAGTTCTGCACAGGTTAGGGTTAAACAGAAGAAGAAGTGAGGGTCAGAGTGGACCACTGATTGAACATAAACAGTGTATAGAGGCAGCAAGTCCAGGGACATTCCCCTAACATTGTGGCAGGTGATTTGCTCAAGTTTTGGGTAGATATTTGCTCTACACTTACAGGTTCCTGAGGATCTGGGCAAGGGAATGGGACAGAGCATCAGGCACCACAAGGGACATAATGTGGGTGGGGTAAGGTGATGAGGGAAGCCTGTGGGATAGACACCAATGTAGGGGAAGGTCACAGATCAGCCCATAGGGGTGGAGTGAGTGGAGCTCCCCCACATGAGTGTGGGAGTCCCCTGCTTCTCAGGCCTGCCACCTGGTCCAGTGGGAGTGACTGGGGCTCCAAAAGCCCAAGCTTGGCTCGGGGACAGCTCTCTGCTCTGAGCAATGAGAGCAGCTGGCACCTCCTGAGGGTCATGGTGACTGGACACCTTGTGTAGCCCTCCTGCTGGAAGATCTCAGTGACTGTCCCTGAAATCACTCCCCTTTGCAGATAACAAACTAAGGCCTGGAGAGGCTGGAGAAAGAGCCCTAATCACTGAGCTTGTAAGAGACATAGCAGGGGATGGGGGCCCACAGGCTTGTCTGAGAAACCCAAAGTCATGCGCTCAGGGACTTACGCTGCAGTCACAGGGCTGACCTCCTGGTTGGTGCCCGGGGTTCGAGGACCTGGGCTTGGTGAGTCACCCTGGATCCCGGATGTTCAAAGCTCCCCCTTCCTCTCAGCATCCAGCTGAGGTATGGCTCCTCCTGGAGTGGACAACATGGCATCCCAGGTGGGAAGTCCCATGAACTCCTCCTGCAGCCAGGTGAACACATTACAAAAATCTATGGAACGTACAGGAGATTCATTCAGCATCTGACCATATTCACCGACCGAAATGGCCAGGCatcatttggaaagaaaattgGCGTGGGCTTCTGGGCCACCCCTGACCGGAAAGGGAAGGTGCTCAGTGGGGTCCATGGGAGGCATCAGCGCCATGGCCTCACGAGCATCGGCTTCTTGTGGGACTATCCTCAAGGAGGGATGACCTCTACTCAAAAAATGTCAGCCGTTTCAAAAAAATAGTGCTCCTGGGTCTCCAGGGCTAGGG includes:
- the LOC105064917 gene encoding pancreatic adenocarcinoma up-regulated factor, which translates into the protein MLLWLTLALLWSSTCWAGQTFGCGKGKHFSISRGNEDELTGIRVYTSPMGLIKSIQLRYGSSWSGQHGIPGGKSHELLLQPGEHITKIYGTYRRFIQHLTIFTDRNGQASFGKKIGVGFWATPDRKGKVLSGVHGRHQRHGLTSIGFLWDYPQGGMTSTQKMSAVSKK